AGAATAGGAGCTGCAAGCCATCTCTTCTTCATGTCGCCTTTGCTCCACTTCTTTACCCTGTGTGAAAATCTTTCAAGGGAGCTGTTCAGACTTTCAATGGGGTTAGTTGAACATTTTCATGAAAATGTTCATATGGCAAAAGATGTTGAAAAGTTAATCGTCCGCATTCTCGTGACTTCAGTCATGAGTAAGGAGGATATAACATATGTTAATCATAGTATAGTTTTATACTTAGATAAATACTTGATTTTTATTTATACATATGTTACTGATATAATCAGGTAAAAAATTATGGCACAAGTACGGTAGGAACTATCGGAATTAAGACGCCTGTGGAGTTAGTAGGTTACGAGGACGATGAAGCAGGAAACTCTAACCGTGAGGTTAGAATCCTGCGCCTTTAGTCGTGGGAGGTTCACCAATCTTTTAAAATCGTTTTCAAATTCAGGTAAAAAATTAACTTCTCTAAATACAGTTGTTAACCTGAGACGATCTAAAAGATCAATTTTGCTCAATCATCATCCTCTGAATATTCTCTTACTGAGTATTCAGGAGTTCTGTAAAACACAGTTTCATACTCTATTTTTTCTCCATCGTCAGTTACAATCCACGGCACGTCTTTATGTGAATAATTGCTGATCTGAGCTGCATTCATATCTGCAAGTCGATTTATTACATCCTCTATAACTTCAAGTTCATGAGCTTTTAATTTTGTCAGATCAGGTTTTCTAAGTGGCAGATACTTTGTCTGGGGATAGTTGAAGTATTTATTTTCTATTTTTACGATTTCATTGTTATGTATCATTGACTCAACAACTTTTGTAAACTCAACAGGTGTAGGTCCATAGTGATTTTTTATATAGGTGGCGCCAATGAGCTGTTCTTCATATTTCTCGTAAAAATCAAAATCAATAAAATAAAAAATTTTATAAAGGACACCCTCCCCTATGTTAGGCTTTGAACCAACCTTATTAAGAATGTAAAGCAGGACTTCTTTTATTTTCTCAATATTTTTTTGAGGAACACTTATTCTGAAATCGTGTTTTTGTGCTTCTGAATCCTTTTCTTCAACTACAATCACCTCAGGCATCTCTTTTAAACCTAAAAGCTGTTCAACCGATATATTGAATATCCTTGAAAGCGAAATCAATTCCTCCGCTGTGAACTTTTTTTCTCCGTTTTCCATCTGAGATATTGTAGGACGGGAAACTCCCATTTTTTTTGCAAGCTCAAGCTGTGTGTAGCCAACCATCGTTCTTAATTTTTTTATTTTTTCCCCTATTAATCTGTTAATAGTCATTTTTTTCACCTTTTTTATTTAATTATAAATTTTGTTATTATATCTGTCAAGGTTGTGTTACTTTTTCTAACAAATCATGCGGAGAAATAACCATCAAATATGTTGGATGTGGATTGCTTTTTACAAGCTCTCCACCAGTAGGATTTGATAAAATTTCATCTTTCAAAAATTCAATTAGATCGAATTATATCGTATATATATCTCTGAACTGAATCATAATCCAGGTTGTAATAAATCTTTGTTAAATATTTAATGCAAAGCTCAGCATAGATAGTAATTCCCTGATCTTCAATAATTGAATAATCCAAATTGGATTATTCCTTTGATAATGAAGCTAACTTTTTTTTCTAATTTCAGGCGTGATGGTGAGATTTCTCCTTTTGTTTTAGCCTCTATCTCTTTCTGTGCCCACTCTATATCGTCTGTCTGAGTTTTTTAAAATTAGAAAGAAAAGACAGTGGATTTAATCTTTCTCCCTGTTTTTTTCTTTCAAAGTATAAAGTGTGAGTTAATCTGCTTAAAGTTTTTGCGGACACATTCAGAAATCTTGGCGTAATAAATGCAAGTACATCTTTTTCTTCTGAAGAGAGATATTTTATTTCAGGGCAGTTAAAGGCTTTGATCAATCATTGATAGTAACCATACTGAGAAGAATATAAATCTACTTCGGGTTTAACTTTATTTTCATAGTTTAGTTCTTTTAAAACAATATCAAGATTTTTTAATGTTGGACCAAAATTGTTTTTTACAAATTCATCGTTTATAGGTCTTTTACCAGGTTTTCCAGTAAACTATTCCTTCAAAAAACCACAGTATTTTGTGCACTTTCAGGATTTTTACCGGATAAATAGGTTATATAATGAATGATTTCTTTAAGCTTTTCTTTGTTTACCTGAATACCTTCCTCTTTGTTATTGTATGTTGTCATTTTTTTCTCCCTTTATATTTTTTCTAAAATCTTTTACATAGTTCTGAGTATCTATTTAAATTTCTAATTTTTTTCACAATAATGTATAAACAATGGATGTAACGTGTTCATCTTAAATTGAAAAATAAAGGAAAGAAACATAGTTCAATCACTTGAAAGTGTTACATCAAAATAAGACAATAATAATCCTTCAAGATATACTCTCTTTCTTGTAACAACATTATTACGCATACAGGACTTTCAGTGTTCTGAACAAGTAGATGGCATTACAATTTTTATATATTTTTTAAAATTATATGCGTTCTTGATATAATCGGATAAATTATAGCGATTGATTTCAAATTTATTTTATACTTAAAAAAATGGATATTTTTGAATTAACTTTCACTCTTTCTCAGAGATTTAGCATTATTGCTACAGTTGCTTTTATTATTTCGAGGATGCATGCATTAGGAAGAGTTCTTTCGCGGAAACCTTCCAATAAAGATAAAATTATTCTGGCACTCGTTTTTGGTGGACTTGGAGTCCTTGGAACATTTGGAGCAGTGCACATTAACGGTGCTCTTGCAAATTCAAGAGTGGTTGGTGTTATGGTCGCGGGGTTATTAGGAGGACCTTTTGTTGGAGCTGGCGCAGGACTCATTGCTGGTATTCATAGATATTTTATTGGTGGATTTACAGCATTTTCATGTGGACTGGCGGCAGTGGTCGAGGGATTGCTTGGTGGAATTATCTATAAATACTGGAAAAAGGGATTTATTCCATGGCATGTAGCATGGTTAGCAGGTTTTGTGGGAGAGATTGTTCAGATGATTATTATTCTTACATTTTCTACTCCCTTTTCAGAAGCATTAGAACTTGTTAAATTTATCGCAATTCCCATGATTACTGTGAATTCTACTGGTGTAGCAATTTTTATGCTCATTATAAAATCAGCAGTTGAACATCAGGAAAGAGTTGCAGCAATGCAGGCAAGAGCCACTCTAAATATTACAAACTTAATTCTTCCCCGTCTAAGACAGGGATTAAGTGAATATTCTGCCACAGAGATAGCAAAAAACATACTTAATAGTCTAGGGGTTGCAGCAGTGGCAATTACTGATAACAAAAAAATTCTCGCACATGTTGGTATCGGAAGTGATCATCATCATTCCGGGCATACATTGCTTACACAGGCAACAATAAATGCTATTAATACAGGCGAAATTCAGATTGCAAATAAAAAAGAGGAAATAGGTTGCAGCAGTCCTAAATGTAAATTAAGCTCAGCTGTAATTGTACCTTTAAAAAAACGTAATGAAACAATAGGAACACTTAAACTTTATCATGAAAGAGAAAATAGCATTACATCTGTTGACCTCGAGGTCGCAAGAGGTCTTGCTCATATATTTTCAACTCAGCTTGAAATTGTCGAATTAGAGACACTTGCCAGACTTAAAACAGAGGCAGAGCTTAAATCCCTTCAGGCACAAATTCATCCACATTTTATATTTAATGCATTGAATACGATAATATCTCTGATTAGAATTGATCCAAATAAAGCTAAAAACCTCCTTATAAATTTAGCTACATTTTTACGATATA
This Thermodesulfovibrio thiophilus DSM 17215 DNA region includes the following protein-coding sequences:
- a CDS encoding sensor histidine kinase encodes the protein MDIFELTFTLSQRFSIIATVAFIISRMHALGRVLSRKPSNKDKIILALVFGGLGVLGTFGAVHINGALANSRVVGVMVAGLLGGPFVGAGAGLIAGIHRYFIGGFTAFSCGLAAVVEGLLGGIIYKYWKKGFIPWHVAWLAGFVGEIVQMIIILTFSTPFSEALELVKFIAIPMITVNSTGVAIFMLIIKSAVEHQERVAAMQARATLNITNLILPRLRQGLSEYSATEIAKNILNSLGVAAVAITDNKKILAHVGIGSDHHHSGHTLLTQATINAINTGEIQIANKKEEIGCSSPKCKLSSAVIVPLKKRNETIGTLKLYHERENSITSVDLEVARGLAHIFSTQLEIVELETLARLKTEAELKSLQAQIHPHFIFNALNTIISLIRIDPNKAKNLLINLATFLRYSLKKEREISLKEELSYVEAYLSIEQARYRDKLTVNYCIDTAVDLNTPLPPFTIQPLVENSIKHGLKSKLEGGEILISIYDENENTVISVEDNGIGLNNEHKTEKKSTGLGLYLVNERLRRFYGNESTLNIESYPRLGTKITFKIPKRFVYHDVFSYSS
- a CDS encoding type II toxin-antitoxin system antitoxin SocA domain-containing protein — translated: MTINRLIGEKIKKLRTMVGYTQLELAKKMGVSRPTISQMENGEKKFTAEELISLSRIFNISVEQLLGLKEMPEVIVVEEKDSEAQKHDFRISVPQKNIEKIKEVLLYILNKVGSKPNIGEGVLYKIFYFIDFDFYEKYEEQLIGATYIKNHYGPTPVEFTKVVESMIHNNEIVKIENKYFNYPQTKYLPLRKPDLTKLKAHELEVIEDVINRLADMNAAQISNYSHKDVPWIVTDDGEKIEYETVFYRTPEYSVREYSEDDD